The proteins below come from a single Carassius carassius chromosome 11, fCarCar2.1, whole genome shotgun sequence genomic window:
- the smarcal1 gene encoding SWI/SNF-related matrix-associated actin-dependent regulator of chromatin subfamily A-like protein 1: MSVNLTSEQQQRIEENRKRALARRAERQAQTQLIDTKGPCTKTAAPSSNVSSATHSFYGQSSKPTTAEKRASNLPEAGGSVPTKKPAVSMKGKCVSHSENRFRVEVGYHADLITVFKSIPSKNYDPATRMWNFSLEDYQMLMEQAASVPSISLKPLDGMEGLTFSASTSRPKDAAALAALMRLCQGWQKPGAVVKGKCILVSRCRLEVDIGYHADVIAIFKKMQSKNYDMKTRKWNFLLEDYGKLMTDLSELPTVEIEPLPPAVLQSFSAQFEKSESRAPVPPEADLSHVDPQLTRSLMPFQRDGVNFAVSREGRLLLADDMGLGKTVQAICIAAYYKSEWPLLVVAPSSVRFTWAEAFRRWLPSVRADSINVVVTGRDSLRSGLINIISYDLLNRMDKQQPSSPFSVIIMDESHFLKNIKTARCRAALPLLKTAKRVILLSGTPAMSRPAELYTQILAVRPSLFPRFHDFGTRYCDAKQLPWGWDYSGSSHLSELKLLLEESLMLRRLKSEVLSQLPAKQRKVVTVTTDGINSRTKAALNAAAKELARGYHNKSQEKEALLVFFNHTAEAKIRAIMEYISDMLECGREKFLVFAHHRLVLDSITKELAEKGISYIRIDGSTASAERQQLCERFQSSQKSCVAVLSITAANMGLTLHSADLVVFAELFWNPGVLIQAEDRVHRIGQTSNVDIHYLVAKGTADDYLWPMIQEKMNVLEQVGLSESNLSEKAESASFHSKDPHQLTITEMFQRSFDEEEMLALVDQDQ, translated from the exons ATGTCTGTAAACCTGACCTCGGAGCAGCAGCAGAGGATCGAGGAGAACAGAAAGCGCGCTCTGGCCAGAAGAGCCGAGAGACAGGCTCAG ACTCAGCTCATAGACACCAAGGGACCCTGTACAAAGACAGCTGCTCCATCGTCCAACGTTTCTTCTGCAACTCATAGCTTTTATGGACAGTCAAGCAAACCCACCACAGCAGAAAAGCGAGCGTCTAACCTCCCTGAGGCAGGAGGAAGTGTCCCCACAAAGAAGCCAGCGGTGTCCATGAAAGGGAAATGTGTGTCACACTCAGAGAATCGTTTCCGAGTGGAAGTCGGCTACCATGCAGACCTCATCACTGTGTTCAAAAGCATTCCCTCGAAGAACTACG ATCCAGCTACAAGAATGTGGAACTTCAGCCTCGAGGACTACCAGATGCTGA tgGAGCAGGCAGCGAGTGTCCCCTCCATCTCTCTCAAACCTCTGGATGGGATGGAAGGGCTGACCTTTTCAGCGTCCACCAGTCGACCCAAAGATGCAGCAGCTCTGGCAGCTCTGATGAGGCTCTGTCAGGGTTGGCAGAAACCAGGTGCCGTGGTGAAGGGGAAGTGCATTTTAGTGTCTCGCTGTCGGCTGGAGGTGGATATCGGATACCACGCCGATGTTATTGCAATCTTCAAGAAAATGCAGTCAAAAAATTATG ACATGAAGACCAGAAAGTGGAATTTCCTTCTCGAGGACTACGGGAAGCTCA TGACGGATCTGAGTGAGCTGCCGACGGTGGAGATCGAGCCTCTGCCTCCCGCTGTGCTGCAGTCCTTCTCCGCTCAGTTTGAGAAGAGCGAGTCCAGAGCTCCAGTCCCTCCTGAAGCCGATCTCTCACACGTGGATCCACAGCTCACACGCAGCCTCATGCCCTTCCAGAGAGACGGGGTCAA TTTTGCAGTGTCCAGAGAGGGCCGTTTGCTCCTGGCTGATGATATGGGTTTGGGAAAGACGGTCCAGGCCATCTGTATCGCTGCCTACTACAAGAGTGAGTGGCCTCTGCTGGTGGTCGCTCCGTCCTCTGTGCGCTTCACATGGGCCGAG GCTTTCCGCCGCTGGCTGCCGTCTGTCAGAGCCGACAGCATTAATGTGGTGGTTACAGGcagagacagccttcgctccggCCTCATCAACATCATCAGCTATGACCTGCTCAACAGGATGGACAAACAGCAGCCGTCCAGCCCGTTCAGTGTCATCATTATG GACGAGTCTCACTTCCTGAAGAACATAAAAACAGCCCGCTGTCGGGCGGCTCTTCCTCTGCTGAAG ACGGCGAAGAGAGTGATCCTGCTGTCAGGAACGCCTGCCATGTCCAGACCTGCTGAGCTCTACACTCAGATCCTGGCTGTGAGGCCTTCTCTGTTTCCACGCTTCCATGACTTCGGCACACGCTACTGTGACGCCAAACAG ctgccGTGGGGCTGGGATTACTCCGGCTCGTCTCATCTGAGTGAACTGAAGCTGCTGCTGGAGGAGTCTCTGATGCTCCGCCGCCTCAAATCAGAGGTGCTCTCGCAGCTTCCCGCCAAACAGCGCAAGGTGGTTACAGTGACGACGGACGGCATCAACTCCCGCACCAAAGCCGCTCTCAACGCCGCTGCCAAAGAGCTCGCCAGAGGATACCACAAC AAGTCACAAGAGAAGGAAGCTCTCCTGGTTTTCTTCAACCACACAGCAGAGGCCAAGATCAGAGCCATCAT GGAGTACATCTCAGACATGCTGGAGTGCGGACGAGAGAAGTTTCTGGTGTTTGCTCATCACAGACTGGTGCTGGACAGTATAACCAAAGAGCTCGCTGAGAAG GGCATCAGTTACATTCGTATCGACGGCTCGACGGCGTCAGCAGAGCGTCAGCAACTGTGTGAGCGGTTCCAGTCGTCACAGAAGAGCTGCGTGGCTGTTCTGTCCATCACCGCCGCTAACATGGGACTCACGCTGCACTCGGCCGACCTCGTGGTGTTCGCCGAGCTCTTCTGGAACCCCGGA GTCCTGATTCAAGCAGAGGACCGGGTGCACAGGATCGGACAGACCAGTAACGTGGACATTCATTACCTGGTGGCTAAAGGCACAGCGGACGATTACCTCTG GCCCATGATACAGGAGAAGATGAATGTTTTGGAGCAGGTCGGTTTGTCTGAATCCAACCTTTCAGAGAAGGCAGAATCTGCCAGCTTTCACAGCAAG GATCCTCATCAGCTGACCATCACTGAGATGTTCCAGAGGTCCTTTGATGAGGAGGAGATGCTTGCTTTAGTTGATCAAGATCAGTAA